The Thermoanaerobaculia bacterium genomic interval CGGAACGGCTTCTCCCCGCGCGTTCCACGAAAGCCCCGCCGTGTCGATCGTCGCGCCGTCCTCGCGGAGCACCAGTCCCTGCACCCCCGCGAGGCGCTCGTCGAAGGAAAGCCGCGCCGCGAGGCGCGCCGCGTAGTCGGGCGCGAGCCGCGCGTCGTTGTTGACGACGAGAACGAACGGCGCCGCCGTCCGCGCGATTCCTTCGTTGACCCCTCCGGCGAATCCGAGGTTCGCCGTCAGCGGTACGACGCGGATCCCGGGAAAGCGCGCGCGGACCGCGTCGGCTTCTCCGCCCGCGGACGCGTTGTCGACGACGAGGACTTCCATCGCGATGCCCTGCTGCGAGGCGAGGGATTCGAGGCACCGGTCGAGCGCCGCGCCTCCGTCCCGGTTCACGACGATCGCGGAAACGTCCCACGCGGGAGGGGCGTCGGTGGACGGCGCGTACGGGTCGCTCGGAAGGCGACCGGTCCGCTCCTGTTCGTCGTCCTGCTGAGGCCGCCCTCGCTCGCCGTCGCGAGCTTCGGCGAGGCGGGTCCGCTCCTGTTCGTCGCGGACCGCGTTTGACTTGTCCGTCGGGGCGTTGTTCAATCCGCGATTCATGTTAGCACGCGCGTTTCTCCGCGATCACGCGGCGCGCCTCGCCTCCGAGATGCCGGAACGCTACGCGGGAGTCGATCTCGCGAGGTATACGGAGATCGAGGCGCGGCGGCGCGAGGTCGTCACGGAGCTCGAGCGGCGCCGCCAGGAACGGAACCGGCTCACCGCCGGCAAGCAGCGTCCCTCCCCGGAGCAGGTCGCTGAAATCAAGCGGCTGAAAGAGGAGATCGGGAGCCTCGAGGAGGACGAGCGGCGTTGCGACGCCGACCTCGAGAAGATCGAGAAATGGATCCCCAACGTCCCCGACGATTCCGTCCCGCGCGGCAAGGACGAGTCGGCCAACCGCGAGGAGCGGCGCGTCGGAACGCCGCGGACGTTCTCGTTCGCGCCCCGGCCGCACTGGGAGATCGGAGAAGCGCTCGGAATCCTGGACTTCGATCGGGCCGCCAAGATCGCGGGCGCGCGCTTCTCGCTGCAGTTCGGGGCGGGCGCGATGATCGAGCGCGCCCTCTCGGCGTTCATGCTCGACCTCCACACGCGCGAGCACGGCTATCGGGAGGTCCTCCCGCCGTTCATGGTCAATGCCGATTCGCTCTTCGGCACCGGAAACCTGCCGAAATTCGGCGAGGAGCTCTTCCGCGCGGGCGACTACTACCTGATCCCGACGGCCGA includes:
- the serS gene encoding serine--tRNA ligase, with product MLARAFLRDHAARLASEMPERYAGVDLARYTEIEARRREVVTELERRRQERNRLTAGKQRPSPEQVAEIKRLKEEIGSLEEDERRCDADLEKIEKWIPNVPDDSVPRGKDESANREERRVGTPRTFSFAPRPHWEIGEALGILDFDRAAKIAGARFSLQFGAGAMIERALSAFMLDLHTREHGYREVLPPFMVNADSLFGTGNLPKFGEELFRAGDYYLIPTAEVPVTNIHRDEIVDGSALPIRYVAGTPCFRAEAGAAGRDTRGLIRLHQFDKVELVWFSRPQDSFDALERLTGHAEEVLRRLGLPYRVVTLSTGDLGFGSAKTYDIEVWLPGQDTYREISSCSNFTDFQARRANIRFRPGESEKPEFVHTLNGSGVAIGRTIVAILENYQREDGSVEIPAALVPYMGGLSEIRSG
- a CDS encoding glycosyltransferase family 2 protein, whose product is MNNAPTDKSNAVRDEQERTRLAEARDGERGRPQQDDEQERTGRLPSDPYAPSTDAPPAWDVSAIVVNRDGGAALDRCLESLASQQGIAMEVLVVDNASAGGEADAVRARFPGIRVVPLTANLGFAGGVNEGIARTAAPFVLVVNNDARLAPDYAARLAARLSFDERLAGVQGLVLREDGATIDTAGLSWNARGEAVPLHAGDERFAAPTEAIEVPGVSATAAMYRREALADVGAGGRVFDDSFFAYYEDVDLSLRLARSGWRFALDPEAIAFHRGSMTGGRTPWRRALWIAQNRWRTLLKNFDHAFLRRRLGDLLRADLAHARALGGAGWLLPLIVWPAAAWRALRERRKEPLLTGFPASPPRRP